CACGCGTGTACTAGTTCCAGCCGCATTACCTGCGATCGTGACGGGCGTCATTCTAGCCGCTGGACGTGTCTTCGGTGAAGCAGCAGCATTAATCTACACGGCAGGACAAAGTACGCCGGCGCTTAATTTTGGCGATTGGAATCCGATGAATCCAACATCACCGCTCAACATTTTCCGCCCAGCAGAAACACTCGCCGTTCACATTTGGAAAATTAATGGGGAAGGAATCATGCCTGACGCTGCAGCAGTATCCGCGGGAGCGTCCGCCGTACTCATTCTTTCCGTGCTACTTTTCAATATTTTAGCCCGCATTTTAGGGAAATACGTATTTAAAAAGATGACGTCTTCCTGATTTGGCGGACAAAAGGAGTTTTGTATAATGATGGCAACTACTAATATGTCGTTCGCACTAAACGAAGAAAAAGAGATCGTGACGGTAGGTGCGCCTGCAATGGCAACGAACGATTTACACGTCTATTACGGCGATAATCACGCGATCCAAGGTGTCGATTTAGAATTTCGCGAAAACCAAGTAACAGCGCTGATTGGTCCTTCTGGTTGTGGGAAATCGACCTACCTCCGCGCCTTGAATCGGATGAACGATGAGATTGATGGCTGTCGAATGGAAGGCGAAATTTTATATAACGGGATTAACATTAACCGCAAAGAAGTCGATTTATACAACGTTCGTAAAGAAATTGGGATGGTATTTCAAAAGCCGAATCCATTTACAAAATCAATTTTTGAAAATATTGCGTTTAGCTTAAAGCGCCATGGTATGAAAAATAAAGCCGAGCTTGCAGAACGTGTGGAGAAAAGCTTGCGCAGTGCGGCACTTTGGGATGAGGTCAAAGATGATCTAGGAAAAAGCGCGTTATCGCTATCTGGCGGTCAACAACAACGCCTATGTATTGCCCGCGCGATCGCGATGCAACCAGAAGTTCTACTACTCGACGAACCAGCATCGGCGCTAGATCCAATTTCGACGAGCAAGATTGAGGATTTAATTCATGAGTTGAAGAAAAAATATACGATTATTATCGTTACACACAATATGCAACAAGCCGCGCGCGTATCCGATTACACCGCCTTTTTCTATCTTGGAAAAGTGGTCGAAGTAAGCGATACAAAGACGCTGTTTACGAATCCGTCGAACAAGCAGACGCAGGATTATATTTCGGGGAATTTTGGGTAGAAAGAAAAGTTGAACACGCCCGTTAGGCCCGAAAAAATTTGTTAGGGGGCGCAGATAAATCCCGCACTTGGATTTTTCGGAGGCACCGAAAATTTCGAGGGACTGGCGTGTGAAGCTGGATCACCTGAAAAGCTGAAACGGCCCGTTCAGCTCCGAAAAAAACTGGAGCGTCCGCAGTAAAAATCCTCTTTTGATTTTTATGGAGGGCGTGAAGTTTTCGAGGAGTTGGCCGTTGAAGCTAGATCACCTGAAAAGCGTAACGGGCTCGTTCAGCTCCGAAAAGAACTGGAAGGGCCGCAGTGAAAATCCGCACTTGATTTTTATGGAGGGCATGAAGTTTTTGAGGAGCTAGCCCGTGAAGCTAGATCACCTGAAAAGCGTAACGGGCTCGTTCAGCTCCGAAAAGAACTGGAAGGGCCATAGTGAAAATCCGCACTTGATTTTTATGGAGGGCATGAAGTTTTTGAGGAGCTAGCCCGTGAAGCTAGATCCGAAGGCGCAAACCAAGAAGAAACACATAACTCTGAGACCAAAGCTCCCTAAACGCCAAACTTAAAAAACAGACAAAGTCCCAACTCCAAACACAACAGCCAGTATACGCTACACGTTCACTAGACTCACCAACTAAACCAACAACACACACCTCATAAAGACCAAACAAACCGGAAGGAGCCACCCAAATGCAAACGACTATCACCGACACGGAATATGTTATCGAAGCTAAAGACGTAGACCTGTTCTACGGTCAAAAACAAGCGCTAAACAAGATTAACCTAAACTTCAAAAAAAATCGTGTGACGGCACTTATAGGACCGTCTGGATGTGGTAAATCGACTTTTCTCCGCACATTGAACCGAATGAACGACTTGATCCCCAACGTGACGACTAAAGGCGAGATCAAAATTGCCAACGAAAACATCCAAAGCTCCAAAATCGACACAGTAAATCTACGCAAAAAGGTTGGGATGGTATTTCAGCAACCAAACCCGTTCCCATTTTCTATCTATGATAATGTCGCTTATGGCCCGCGAACGCACGGCATTAAAAATAAAAAACGCTTAGATGAAATTGTCGAACGTAGCTTAAAACAAGCTGCATTATGGGAGGAAGTCCATGATCGCTTGCATAAATCAGCGCTTGGCATGTCTGGCGGTCAGCAGCAACGCCTCTGTATCGCCCGTGTTTTGGCAGTACAACCCGAAGTTATTTTAATGGATGAGCCAACTTCCGCGCTCGATCCAATTTCCACAGCTAAGATGGAGAATCTAATTTTAGAGCTGAAGAAAAACTATACCATCGTTATCGTGACGCATAATATGCAACAAGCATCGCGGATTTCGGATGAGACGGCCTTTTTCCTCAACGGAGAAATTATTGAATTCACCGATACGACCACCATTTTCACAAATCCAGCAGAACAAAAAACGCAAGACTATATCTCAGGACGATTTGGATAAGGAGAGAAGCATATGCCAGTTAGAAAAATTTTTAATGAACAGTTAACCGAGTTGCATCAACATTTACTTGAGATGGGGATGTTAGTGAATGAGGCAATCTATAAAGCCGTCAAGTCCCTCGTGAATCGGGATCAAGAGTTAGCGGAAAACGTCATCGTTAGCGATCGTTCGATCAATAATATGGAACTAGCACTAGAACAGCGCTCGTTTGAGTTAATCGCTTTGCAACAACCCGTTGGCATCGACCTTCGCAAAATTGTCACTGTTCTTAAGGCCAGCTCAGATTTAGAACGAATTGGAGATCACGCGGTTAGTATCGCTAAAACAACGATTCTAGTGGGTCGAAGTAAAGTAGTGAAGCCAATTCCAGAAATTCAAGAAATGGGCGATATGGTTAAAATGATGGTGCAAGATGTTTTAAAAGCGTATCTCGCGGAAGATGAAGAAGCCGCTCGTGAAATTGCATCTCGAGATAATGAGGTCGATAAATTACAGCGAATTATTTATACAAAGTGTATCCATTTTATGCAAGAAGACCCAGATCATCTAGAAGAAATTTCTCATTTATTGCTTGTGGCACAATACTTAGAGCGCATGGGGGACTATGTAACGAACGTGTGTGAATGGATTGTCTACTTGAAGAGTGGCGAGATTGAAGAACTGAATAACTAGAATAGAAAAAGACTCCGTCGCAATGACAGAGTCTTTTTTAGCTTAACTATTTAGTTTTCGCGCTTGTTTTAACATGAAATCGAGAGAATCCATAATGAATTCAGCAGTTTCCTCTTGTAAGTATTCTCCATTAAGATGCTGATGTTCCTCGTAGCGCAAATCTTCAATTATTTTTTCGATGCGCTTTGCGATGTCATTCTTCTCTTTTGTTGTGACTGGCTTATAGGATGGTTCGCTATTTTGTCCAATCAAATAGTCTACAGATACATCGAATAATGTTGCAATATGGCGAACCGTATCCAAATCAGGTTCTCGAATACCATACTCCCAATTACCGTATGTAGAAGGGGCCTTCAGTCCGAGTCGTCTTGCTGTTTCGGCTTTTGACCAGCCTTGCTTTTCCCTTAAAACTGTCAGTCGTCCGCTTAAATCTGGCATGCTATCACTCCTTTGTGTAAATTATATCATGATTTTGTCGATTGAGCTCATTT
The sequence above is drawn from the Listeria weihenstephanensis genome and encodes:
- the pstB gene encoding phosphate ABC transporter ATP-binding protein PstB, with product MSFALNEEKEIVTVGAPAMATNDLHVYYGDNHAIQGVDLEFRENQVTALIGPSGCGKSTYLRALNRMNDEIDGCRMEGEILYNGININRKEVDLYNVRKEIGMVFQKPNPFTKSIFENIAFSLKRHGMKNKAELAERVEKSLRSAALWDEVKDDLGKSALSLSGGQQQRLCIARAIAMQPEVLLLDEPASALDPISTSKIEDLIHELKKKYTIIIVTHNMQQAARVSDYTAFFYLGKVVEVSDTKTLFTNPSNKQTQDYISGNFG
- the pstB gene encoding phosphate ABC transporter ATP-binding protein PstB, whose translation is MQTTITDTEYVIEAKDVDLFYGQKQALNKINLNFKKNRVTALIGPSGCGKSTFLRTLNRMNDLIPNVTTKGEIKIANENIQSSKIDTVNLRKKVGMVFQQPNPFPFSIYDNVAYGPRTHGIKNKKRLDEIVERSLKQAALWEEVHDRLHKSALGMSGGQQQRLCIARVLAVQPEVILMDEPTSALDPISTAKMENLILELKKNYTIVIVTHNMQQASRISDETAFFLNGEIIEFTDTTTIFTNPAEQKTQDYISGRFG
- the phoU gene encoding phosphate signaling complex protein PhoU; translated protein: MPVRKIFNEQLTELHQHLLEMGMLVNEAIYKAVKSLVNRDQELAENVIVSDRSINNMELALEQRSFELIALQQPVGIDLRKIVTVLKASSDLERIGDHAVSIAKTTILVGRSKVVKPIPEIQEMGDMVKMMVQDVLKAYLAEDEEAAREIASRDNEVDKLQRIIYTKCIHFMQEDPDHLEEISHLLLVAQYLERMGDYVTNVCEWIVYLKSGEIEELNN
- a CDS encoding helix-turn-helix domain-containing protein gives rise to the protein MPDLSGRLTVLREKQGWSKAETARRLGLKAPSTYGNWEYGIREPDLDTVRHIATLFDVSVDYLIGQNSEPSYKPVTTKEKNDIAKRIEKIIEDLRYEEHQHLNGEYLQEETAEFIMDSLDFMLKQARKLNS